In Gossypium arboreum isolate Shixiya-1 chromosome 6, ASM2569848v2, whole genome shotgun sequence, the following are encoded in one genomic region:
- the LOC108474940 gene encoding coumaroyl-CoA:anthocyanidin 3-O-glucoside-6''-O-coumaroyltransferase 1-like, producing MTILAESSVKVVEDASYISPPPGSVPTASLPLTCFDRVFLCFPSTWMRCLFFYEFKHPTSHFMQTILPNLKTSLSLTLQHFFPFAANLVYPPPPQVPYISYTQGDSVSFVVKVSTADFNHLVGDHARDNQELPALVPKRPSSNETNGCKQEPVMAIQVTVFPNVGFSIGVGFSHVVTDGRSFGHFMKSWASIHRCEGDLACLDNYLPCFNRDLINDPVELASLFTKGAERAFQSAISPSILFNNFRVTYKIKDSQVELLKDRVKTKCTQVNGSEPIRISTFAVTCAYMWVCLLKLQQSGTHQHLSSTDSDALSYFHFAAECRDHLKLRQTYFGNCIILRLASAKKSEVLGENGILVAATAIGREIMEFQKQPFKDAQESLLKIIEIFKMGEDLVRVGSSPKFGLYKTDFGWGRPRNIENPILPSFGTCSMFVIAENREEEEGGVEFALAFASHDLDIFNTIFHQGLLKLESSK from the coding sequence ATGACAATCCTAGCAGAGAGCAGCGTGAAAGTGGTTGAAGATGCAAGCTATATATCTCCTCCGCCAGGCTCAGTGCCCACAGCTTCTCTCCCTCTCACCTGCTTTGATAGAGTTTTCCTTTGTTTTCCGTCCACTTGGATGCGTTGCCTGTTTTTCTATGAATTCAAACACCCCACCTCTCATTTCATGCAAACCATTCTCCCCAACCTCAAAACATCTTTATCGCTTACTCTGCAACATTTCTTTCCATTTGCGGCCAATCTCGTGTACCCCCCACCTCCTCAGGTCCCTTATATTTCCTACACACAGGGCGACTCTGTTTCGTTTGTCGTTAAGGTATCCACTGCAGATTTTAACCATCTAGTAGGTGATCATGCACGAGACAATCAAGAATTGCCAGCTCTTGTCCCCAAAAGGCCATCTTCAAATGAGACAAATGGTTGCAAGCAAGAGCCTGTCATGGCCATTCAAGTCACCGTATTTCCCAATGTAGGCTTTTCCATAGGTGTTGGCTTTTCCCATGTTGTAACTGACGGAAGGTCGTTTGGTCACTTCATGAAATCATGGGCGTCCATTCATAGGTGTGAAGGAGATTTGGCTTGTCTCGACAATTATCTACCCTGTTTCAACAGGGATTTAATCAACGATCCTGTAGAACTAGCTTCCCTTTTCACCAAGGGCGCCGAGAGGGCATTCCAAAGTGCAATTTCACCAAGCATTTTGTTTAATAACTTTAGGGTCACTTACAAAATCAAAGATTCACAagttgagttattgaaagatcgGGTGAAAACAAAGTGCACGCAAGTGAATGGATCAGAGCCAATAAGAATATCAACATTTGCAGTAACATGTGCGTACATGTGGGTTTGTTTGCTCAAATTACAACAAAGTGGAACTCATCAGCATCTCTCATCAACCGATTCTGACGCTCTTTCTTATTTCCACTTCGCAGCAGAGTGCAGAGACCACCTAAAATTACGCCAAACATACTTCGGGAACTGTATTATACTACGTTTAGCATCAGCAAAGAAGAGTGAGGTATTAGGAGAAAATGGAATTCTGGTGGCCGCAACTGCTATTGGAAGGGAAATAATGGAATTTCAGAAacaaccattcaaagatgcacaAGAGTCATtgttaaaaataattgaaattttcaaAATGGGAGAAGATTTAGTTCGGGTTGGTTCATCACCAAAATTTGGATTGTATAAGACGGATTTTGGGTGGGGACGACCTAGAAACATCGAGAATCCAATACTTCCATCATTTGGAACTTGTTCTATGTTTGTTATTGCAGAGAACAGAGAAGAAGAGGAAGGAGGTGTTGAATTCGCCTTGGCATTCGCTTCCCATGACTTAGATATCTTCAATACTATTTTCCACCAAGGCCTATTAAAGCTAGAATCGAGTAAATAA
- the LOC108488549 gene encoding coumaroyl-CoA:anthocyanidin 3-O-glucoside-6''-O-coumaroyltransferase 2-like isoform X1, with protein sequence MATLAERCTKMVEDVSPPPGSVPTTSLPLTFFDIQFLGSSPFQRLFFYEFPHPTSYFMQTTLPSLKTSLSLTLQRFFPFAGNLVFPAPPQIPYILYTQGDSVSFFVNESTADFSHLAGDHARHFQEFQLLLPKLLPAIASKTSSGCIQKMPLMAIQVTLFPNQGISIGVGFCHVAGDGRTLAHFMKSWASIQQSQGDLTCLNNPLPDFSSRDLIEDPLGLASLFMKRKWNFEDLSNNPIKKLRITCTIKRSQVELLKDLIKKGCVEDNGSEPVSISTFVVTCTYMWVCLTKLQEITVTQQISSADYSDELSYFLFAVDCRGHLKLPATYFGNCTIARTVAVKRSALIGETGIVVAGKAIGREVMETYKGPLKGAERREIFKSRHPPIMVSASPKFELYKIDFGWGRPRKTEVANIGSLGSLSLFSIAESREEEGSIEFGLALAPHELDIFNSNFHRTY encoded by the coding sequence ATGGCAACCCTAGCAGAGAGATGTACGAAGATGGTGGAAGATGTATCTCCACCACCAGGTTCAGTTCCCACAACCTCTCTCCCTCTCACCTTCTTCGACATTCAGTTCCTTGGTTCCTCTCCCTTCCAACGCCTATTTTTCTATGAATTCCCGCACCCTACCTCGTATTTCATGCAAACCACTCTCCCCTCTCTCAAAACATCTCTCTCCCTCACTCTTCAACGTTTCTTTCCTTTCGCCGGTAATCTTGTGTTCCCTGCGCCTCCTCAAATCCCTTATATTCTCTATACACAGGGTGATTCTGTTTCGTTTTTCGTCAATGAATCCACAGCTGATTTTAGCCATCTCGCAGGCGATCACGCCAGACATTTTCAAGAATTTCAACTTCTTCTCCCCAAGTTACTGCCTGCGATTGCAAGTAAGACGTCGAGTGGTTGCATACAAAAGATGCCCCTTATGGCCATTCAAGTCACTCTATTTCCGAACCAAGGCATTTCAATTGGAGTTGGCTTTTGCCATGTTGCGGGTGACGGTAGAACACTTGCTCATTTTATGAAATCATGGGCATCCATTCAGCAGTCTCAAGGGGATTTGACTTGTCTCAACAATCCCTTACCCGATTTCAGCAGTAGGGATTTGATTGAAGACCCTTTAGGACTAGCATCTCTTTTCATGAAGCGGAAGTGGAATTTCGAGGATTTATCTAACAATCCCATCAAAAAGCTTCGAATCACTTGTACTATCAAACGGTCTCAagttgagttattgaaagatttgATAAAAAAAGGTTGCGTGGAAGACAACGGGTCCGAGCCTGTAAGTATTTCAACATTCGTAGTAACATGTACTTACATGTGGGTTTGTTtgacaaaattacaagaaataacgGTAACACAACAAATCTCATCAGCTGATTACTCCGATGAGCTTTCTTATTTCCTATTTGCAGTAGATTGCAGAGGCCACTTAAAATTACCTGCCACATACTTTGGGAACTGTACTATAGCACGCACCGTAGCAGTTAAGAGAAGTGCGCTGATTGGAGAAACTGGAATTGTGGTGGCAGGCAAGGCCATTGGAAGAGAAGTTATGGAAACGTACAAAGGACCACTGAAAGGGGCAGAAAGAAGGGAAATATTCAAAAGTAGACACCCTCCTATCATGGTTTCAGCATCACCAAAATTCGAATTATATAAGATAGATTTTGGGTGGGGAAGGCCTAGAAAGACGGAGGTTGCCAACATTGGGTCGTTGGGATCTCTTTCTCTGTTTTCTATTGCAGAGAGTAGAGAGGAGGAAGGTAGTATTGAATTTGGGTTAGCACTTGCTCCTCATGAATTGGATATCTTCAATTCTAATTTCCACAGGACTTATTAA
- the LOC108488549 gene encoding coumaroyl-CoA:anthocyanidin 3-O-glucoside-6''-O-coumaroyltransferase 1-like isoform X2, with protein MATLAERCTKMVEDVSPPPGSVPTTSLPLTFFDIQFLGSSPFQRLFFYEFPHPTSYFMQTTLPSLKTSLSLTLQRFFPFAGNLVFPAPPQIPYILYTQGDSVSFFVNESTADFSHLAGDHARHFQEFQLLLPKLLPAIASKTSSGCIQKMPLMAIQVTLFPNQGISIGVGFCHVAGDGRTLAHFMKSWASIQQSQGDLTCLNNPLPDFSSRDLIEDPLGLASLFMKRKWNFEDLSNNPIKKLRITCTIKRSQVELLKDLIKKGCVEDNGSEP; from the exons ATGGCAACCCTAGCAGAGAGATGTACGAAGATGGTGGAAGATGTATCTCCACCACCAGGTTCAGTTCCCACAACCTCTCTCCCTCTCACCTTCTTCGACATTCAGTTCCTTGGTTCCTCTCCCTTCCAACGCCTATTTTTCTATGAATTCCCGCACCCTACCTCGTATTTCATGCAAACCACTCTCCCCTCTCTCAAAACATCTCTCTCCCTCACTCTTCAACGTTTCTTTCCTTTCGCCGGTAATCTTGTGTTCCCTGCGCCTCCTCAAATCCCTTATATTCTCTATACACAGGGTGATTCTGTTTCGTTTTTCGTCAATGAATCCACAGCTGATTTTAGCCATCTCGCAGGCGATCACGCCAGACATTTTCAAGAATTTCAACTTCTTCTCCCCAAGTTACTGCCTGCGATTGCAAGTAAGACGTCGAGTGGTTGCATACAAAAGATGCCCCTTATGGCCATTCAAGTCACTCTATTTCCGAACCAAGGCATTTCAATTGGAGTTGGCTTTTGCCATGTTGCGGGTGACGGTAGAACACTTGCTCATTTTATGAAATCATGGGCATCCATTCAGCAGTCTCAAGGGGATTTGACTTGTCTCAACAATCCCTTACCCGATTTCAGCAGTAGGGATTTGATTGAAGACCCTTTAGGACTAGCATCTCTTTTCATGAAGCGGAAGTGGAATTTCGAGGATTTATCTAACAATCCCATCAAAAAGCTTCGAATCACTTGTACTATCAAACGGTCTCAagttgagttattgaaagatttgATAAAAAAAGGTTGCGTGGAAGACAACGGGTCCGAGCCT TAG
- the LOC108487039 gene encoding triphosphate tunnel metalloenzyme 3, which translates to MEVEVKLRLQDASAHRQLTSILSPFHSKTLHQENLFFDTPANTLSSQLSVLRLRFLNKDARCIVSLKSKPTLVDGVSRVAEDEEELDPCSARACVEDPARLGKIESRILKRVKEEFGVGEEVGFVCLGGFENKREVFNWKNLKLEVDETKYGFGICYELECESEDPDGVKKLLEEFLKENGIGYSYSKRTKFAVFRSGKLP; encoded by the coding sequence ATGGAAGTCGAAGTCAAACTCCGCCTCCAGGACGCCTCCGCCCACCGTCAATTAACCTCCATCCTTTCTCCTTTCCACTCCAAAACCCTCCATCAAGAAAACCTCTTCTTCGACACCCCAGCCAATACCCTTTCCTCTCAACTTTCCGTTCTTCGTCTCCGCTTCCTCAACAAGGACGCCCGCTGCATCGTTTCCCTCAAATCCAAACCTACTCTGGTAGATGGTGTCAGCCGCGTGGCGGAAGATGAGGAGGAACTAGATCCGTGTTCTGCACGCGCTTGCGTGGAGGACCCGGCGAGGTTGGGGAAGATTGAGTCGAGGATTTTGAAGAGGGTTAAAGAGGAATTTGGGGTTGGGGAAGAAGTGGGATTTGTTTGTTTAGGTGGGTTTGAGAATAAACGAGAGGTTTTTAATTGGAAAAATCTGAAGCTGGAAGTGGATGAGACTAAGTATGGTTTTGGGATATGTTATGAGCTGGAATGTGAAAGTGAGGATCCTGATGGCGTTAAGAAATTGCTTGAGGAGTTCTTGAAGGAAAATGGGATTGGTTATTCCTACTCTAAGAGGACAAAGTTTGCTGTTTTTAGGTCTGGGAAATTGCCTTAG